The Nitrospira sp. genome contains a region encoding:
- a CDS encoding histidine--tRNA ligase: protein MIKAIKGVKDLLPEESPRWRYIEETARRWAFRYGFQEIRVPIFETTTLFARSIGATTDIVEKEMYTFPDRDGSSLTLRPEGTAGTVRAFIEHNRAADPRPQKYCYAGPMFRHERPQAGRLRQFHQFGVESFGVADPRADVEVMALLWRLLSDLSLPGLTLEINNLGYTEDRARYTPLLVAFLKGVESRLCANCQRRIEANPLRVLDCKVPDCRIATEDAPRLADSLSPAAQDHFEHVTAGLQAVGIPYHLNPRLVRGLDYYCLTAFEVTCSHLGAQNAVGAGGRYDGLVEQLGGAAVPAVGFAVGLERIALMLPEDVVIPSTPRVYVAAFGTKGAEVGFSLLDELRRAGVPADMDFRSTSLKAHLRQADRLGALYTILLGDDEIEKNAATLRHMQTKAQEDLSIRDLVAILQNRLLT from the coding sequence ATGATTAAAGCAATCAAAGGCGTCAAAGATCTCCTACCCGAAGAGTCTCCACGCTGGCGGTATATTGAAGAGACCGCCAGGCGTTGGGCGTTCCGCTATGGGTTTCAGGAGATTCGGGTGCCGATCTTCGAAACGACGACGTTGTTTGCACGGAGTATCGGGGCCACGACCGATATTGTCGAAAAGGAAATGTACACGTTCCCGGATCGCGACGGCTCGTCCCTGACCCTTCGTCCAGAAGGCACGGCCGGGACGGTGCGCGCGTTTATCGAACATAATCGGGCTGCTGATCCTAGGCCGCAGAAATACTGTTACGCCGGACCCATGTTCCGCCATGAGCGGCCCCAAGCTGGCCGCCTCCGGCAATTTCATCAGTTCGGGGTCGAATCCTTCGGTGTTGCAGATCCGCGCGCCGATGTCGAGGTTATGGCTCTGCTCTGGCGGCTGTTGTCCGATCTCTCGCTGCCCGGGCTAACCTTGGAGATCAATAACCTGGGCTATACCGAGGATCGTGCGCGGTACACACCGCTCCTCGTTGCGTTTCTGAAAGGCGTGGAAAGTCGCCTCTGCGCAAACTGCCAGCGCCGGATCGAGGCAAATCCCCTGCGAGTTCTGGACTGCAAAGTGCCGGATTGCCGCATTGCTACCGAGGATGCGCCTCGCCTGGCCGATTCCCTTTCTCCAGCGGCGCAGGATCATTTCGAACATGTCACGGCTGGCCTCCAGGCTGTGGGTATTCCCTATCACCTGAACCCTCGCCTCGTTCGCGGCCTCGATTATTATTGCCTTACAGCCTTTGAGGTCACCTGTTCCCATCTGGGCGCACAAAATGCCGTCGGCGCCGGCGGACGATATGATGGCCTGGTCGAACAACTCGGTGGTGCTGCAGTCCCGGCCGTGGGTTTTGCAGTTGGACTGGAACGGATTGCCTTGATGCTGCCGGAGGATGTTGTGATCCCCTCCACCCCCCGGGTCTATGTCGCCGCGTTTGGCACGAAAGGCGCTGAGGTTGGATTTTCGCTCCTGGATGAGTTGCGCCGGGCCGGCGTCCCAGCGGATATGGATTTTCGTTCCACATCACTGAAGGCCCATTTGCGGCAGGCGGACCGTCTCGGGGCCCTCTACACCATTCTGCTCGGTGACGACGAAATCGAAAAGAATGCCGCCACGTTGCGTCACATGCAGACCAAGGCCCAAGAGGACCTCTCTATCCGAGATCTGGTTGCCATCCTGCAGAACCGACTCCTGACGTAA
- a CDS encoding DsrE family protein, whose protein sequence is MSAKKVGILLSTPPSHPSVETVARLSSEAITQGHAVYLYCIDEGVKNIHDPRYATLVGRGMKCFLCAYGCQRHGVSTHQLDSRISLCGLVVLSQILNGCDRFLAFT, encoded by the coding sequence ATGAGCGCCAAGAAGGTCGGGATCCTGTTATCCACACCCCCATCCCACCCCAGTGTGGAGACGGTGGCACGGTTGTCGAGCGAAGCCATCACCCAGGGTCATGCCGTCTATCTCTATTGTATCGACGAGGGGGTGAAGAACATTCATGACCCGCGCTATGCCACATTGGTCGGCCGCGGTATGAAATGCTTCCTCTGCGCCTACGGCTGTCAACGACACGGGGTGTCGACTCACCAGCTGGATTCGAGGATCTCCCTCTGCGGGTTGGTGGTGCTGTCACAGATCCTGAATGGCTGCGACCGCTTCCTGGCATTCACCTGA